Proteins from one bacterium genomic window:
- the fabZ gene encoding 3-hydroxyacyl-ACP dehydratase FabZ, producing MRVDAGRPGPMDVAQIMARLPQRYPLLLVDRILELEPGKRIVGLKNVSINEPFFVGHFPGYPVMPGVLIVEAMAQVGGVLVSFLPGAAGRLAYFASIDRVRFRRPVRPGDQLITEAILMKTRGRFGKVQVASRVDGVVVAEGSMTYSIGGTEEGALRMVGGKLLSREEAASERG from the coding sequence ATGAGGGTGGACGCAGGCAGGCCCGGTCCGATGGACGTAGCGCAGATCATGGCGCGGCTGCCTCAACGCTATCCGCTCCTCCTGGTGGATCGGATTTTGGAGTTGGAGCCCGGTAAGCGGATCGTCGGCCTCAAGAACGTATCGATCAACGAGCCGTTCTTCGTCGGCCATTTCCCCGGCTATCCGGTGATGCCCGGCGTGCTGATCGTGGAGGCGATGGCCCAGGTCGGCGGGGTGCTGGTATCGTTCTTACCGGGCGCCGCGGGCCGGCTCGCCTACTTCGCCAGCATCGACCGTGTCCGTTTCCGCCGGCCGGTGCGGCCGGGGGACCAGCTGATCACCGAAGCGATCTTGATGAAGACGCGCGGCCGGTTTGGCAAGGTGCAGGTGGCGTCGCGCGTGGACGGCGTCGTCGTCGCCGAAGGGTCGATGACGTACTCGATTGGGGGCACGGAGGAAGGAGCCCTGCGTATGGTCGGGGGGAAGCTCCTGAGCCGCGAGGAGGCGGCCAGTGAGCGCGGCTAA
- the lpxC gene encoding UDP-3-O-acyl-N-acetylglucosamine deacetylase, whose amino-acid sequence MAAPVTLSGVGLHSGRAVQMTVRPAAADAGVVFGRTDRSGPPVRAALDAVTDTQGCVALGGEAGVRTVEHLLSAAWALGVDNLAVDVDGEELPGLDGSALPIVHALRAVGVRALPSPRPAIAVRAPVWVRDGDAWALALPAPRFSATYVVTLAPPGPGDQAATYDPLRDVYEETIAPARTWGYERDAAAMRERGLARGASLDNTLVIGGSGFLNAPRFVNEAARHKLLDLLGDLALLGGDVHGAVIAVRGGHRLHVALARAIAEQGG is encoded by the coding sequence ATCGCCGCCCCGGTGACGCTGTCCGGCGTCGGCCTGCACTCCGGCCGTGCGGTCCAGATGACGGTGCGGCCGGCAGCGGCGGACGCGGGGGTCGTGTTCGGGCGCACCGACCGCTCGGGCCCGCCGGTGCGGGCGGCGCTCGATGCGGTGACCGACACGCAGGGGTGCGTCGCGCTCGGCGGCGAGGCGGGCGTCCGAACCGTCGAGCACCTGTTGTCCGCCGCCTGGGCGCTCGGCGTGGACAACCTCGCCGTCGACGTCGACGGCGAGGAGCTCCCGGGGCTCGACGGCAGCGCGCTGCCGATCGTCCACGCGCTGCGCGCCGTCGGCGTGCGGGCGCTTCCGTCGCCCCGCCCGGCGATCGCCGTCCGCGCGCCGGTGTGGGTCCGCGACGGCGACGCGTGGGCGCTCGCGCTGCCTGCGCCGAGGTTCTCGGCGACGTATGTCGTGACGCTCGCGCCTCCCGGTCCGGGCGACCAAGCCGCGACGTACGATCCCCTGCGCGATGTCTACGAGGAGACGATCGCGCCAGCGCGAACGTGGGGATACGAGAGAGACGCGGCGGCGATGCGCGAGCGAGGGTTGGCGCGCGGCGCTTCGTTGGACAACACGCTTGTGATCGGCGGAAGCGGGTTCCTGAACGCGCCCCGGTTCGTCAACGAGGCGGCGCGGCACAAGCTGCTCGACCTGCTCGGCGATCTCGCGCTGCTCGGAGGCGATGTGCACGGCGCGGTGATCGCGGTGCGCGGCGGCCATCGGCTGCACGTGGCGCTTGCGCGGGCGATCGCGGAACAAGGGGGATGA